The DNA segment aggaggagggggcaacagaggatgagatagttgtatggcatcgtcaacacaatggacatgagtttgagcaaactctgatagatagtgaaggactgagaggcctggtgtgctgcagtccatggggtcataaagagttggatatgacttagtgactgaacaacaaaaaaagagaagaatgactAAATTGTATAGTACTATCTCTCTCACTTACTTCTGGATAAGTACCCTGTGGAAATACTTAATCATGTAACGATATGCCAACAAACAAGGATGTCCATAGCAAACAGTAAAGACAAATGTTCTAACAAGGAGCCATGGGAAGTGTCAGTTAAGGAGCATCCTCCGATGGAAAGTTATGCCATTCATATAACCAAGGAAGTGGTGATTTACCAACATGGAATATTGTCCATAGTATATTGAATGAAATCAAGAACATATTTCCACTGCTTAGGAAAAGATTTGCTCTGCTGCAGGTGATTACCTCTTGAGGAGGAGAACTCTCCTTTTATCAAGTATTACTTGAAATTtgtgttataattttttaaagatttaagagCAGTAAAAGTGAGGAATAAACTCTATAGCAACTTAGACTTTTCTATATCcagttaatttaataataaactcaagggacttccctggtggtcccatggctaagattctgcccttccaatgaaggggcctgagttaaaaaaaaaaaaattgaaaatttacttatttacttattattggCTGCTATGGGTCCTTGATGCtactcacaggctttctctagcttcaCGGTgcggtggggttgggggtggggtgggctactctctagttgtggtgctctgcggcatgtgggatcttaccagggatcgaacccatgtcccctgcattagcaggcagattcttacccactgtgccgCTAGAGAAGTCCCAAGGACAGGGAATTGAAAAAGATCATGATAGCTATGTTTCCAAagtatagtcactcagtcgtgtccgactctttgagactccatgggctgcagctatactctaatacaaaataaaaagtttaaacaaaaagGATCTTGAAAAGTGAAAACGTCTTCCTTTTACATTTCCTTTAATGTTATACAACACAAATAATACACAGTAAACAcaaatggggggaggggaaatcctttgttgttaatatatttttacaagCAAGCTTGTCCCAGACAGCCACTTGGACAATCCTCCTTTTCTCCACCCCATGTCAGTCACTTAGTTCCACCTGACTTAAGACACAGTGGATTGTAACTCAGTGTGCATCCTTATTATCTAAGCAAAAGGCAGCAGGTGAGGTGTGGTCTCTAGCCCCAAACTCCCATCCCAGAGCAGCTGATTCTCAAAATCCCATGGGAAGCCACCCACAGTGACAGGGCCCACACGTGGAACCTGGTCGCGCAGCCTGATTTGTGAGGCCCACGAGCTAAgaaccatttaaaaatctttaaatggtTACATGGTTATGTAAGTACCTACACAGCATCTGTGATTTTATCCCCTGGAAACACAAAGCCTAAATTACTATCTGGTCCATTAAGAAAAGATCTTGTCAACTTTCTCTACTCCTTCCAAACCTCAGCTTCGGAGCAGAGTGGAAAGTTTGGGGCATGAACCCACTCAGCAAGGGCCCAGCGCCTGGCAGTCTGTGCCACCCTCGGTCTGGCCTTTGTGGGCCGTCACCTCCCCAGGGAGGCCCGGGCAGCCTCAGAGCCCCGCGTGGCTGGGGCGGCCTCGGCGGGGGCAGCCCCAGCGCTGGCGTAGGCAGAAGTGCCAGACCAGGGCGGAGCAGCTGAGCAGGGCCAGCGCCGAGCCCACGCCGACAGCCGCGTGCAGCACAGTGAGCGGCCGCGGAGGCACGGTCAGCCGGCCGCAGGGCCCTAAGTTGGGGCCGTCCGCGCCGTCGAGGCCCTCCGCCCCGGGCCCGGGCGCGCGGCTCTCTCCCGCGTCGTTGGCGGCCACCACGCAGACAACGTATGCGCCCCCGGGCTTCAGGCCCTTCAGCTCCGCTCGGCGGACCGTCGAGTTGAAGCTGGGCCCCTTCTGCGGAGCCCCACCGCCTTCCCACAGCAACAGCCAGTACTGGTGGACCGGGGAGGAGGGGGCGCACCAGTGCACCTCGGCGCGGCCAGTCTCGGCCTCCACGCGCACTTCCCCCAGGCGTGGCGGGTGCGGCGGCTGCAAGGCGCTGGAGAGGCCGGGGCACAGGCAGGCTCTCCGGCCGGCCCTCTGCAGGTCCTGGCAGGGCACCTGCAGGTGGCGGCAGTGGTCATAGTCACAGGGGACAGCCGGCAAAGGTGTCTCATCTGGCTCGTCTCCTTCCAAGTCTCCGGCCGCCAAGGGCTGCGTTCTGGGAACCAGGGAGAAGGTGACAGCAAGGAGCCACAGAAGGCAGGGAGCGTGCGGCATGGAATCTGGAAGGGAAGATGCAAGGGTAAAGGCTCTTCAGCCCCCAGACCCTGCCGGGCCCCCTCGTCCCTCAACAAAACCTGTAAGCAAAGGGAAACAGGACCGGGGACCAGGAGAACAAGAGGTGGGAATGACCCCGACACACCCATGTGTCCGTCCAGCTTCTGAACAGCGTATGTGCTTGGTTttggggaaaagaatgaaatgtggTCTGAGTTGACAGAGAGAGAGGTGCGATTGGCAACATGTGAAGCGCTGGAAATAGTTAATGAATAAACAGTGCTGGGGGGAGCTGgggcagagaagaggaggaaatgattTACACCGCCTGGGTAAGGAAGGTGGAATGGTTACCAGCTGCCACCCAGAGCAATCAGATAGTCAGCGACACATGCAGAAAGCCAGAAAGGAGATGTTAGTTAGAACGGAGAAGAGAAGGGACACAGAGGCCCTGGAGCCCTCCGTCCCCACCTGTCGAAGGCCTggtccctccctgccctccacagTTCTATCTCATAGGCACCCCCTTACCAGCAGGTAGGCCTTGATGCGGCGAGTAGCAGGCTGGGGCTCCTAAGAGGTCCCCAGGAACACAGGCTGTGCGGTCACGTTCTGTCAGTGTCTTCAATTTCAACTCTGTTTCGGCCCAAAGCTTTTATACCCCTCGACTGTGATGTCACCACCTGACCCCccttcccctgctcccctccctggTGAGTGCCAAGAAGAGGGCTGGTCCCTTCAGAAGGCCTGAGTCAcggggccagggtgggggagcCACATGCAGCGGTTTCAGCTGGAGGTCGGGATGCCTGGGTTCTGAAAGAGCAGTGGAATGTGGAAAGCAGCCAGGGGCTGAGAATCCAAGGGCTGAAGTCATGTgaaggggtgaggaggggagtgAAAGGGACGGGGCCACCTGGCTGGTTATCAGAGAGGAAAACAGCTACGGACAGCATGGGGCCTGGGCCACAAAATGCTGTTTCGGTAAAAATCATACCACATCCACGGCAGTCATTTCCTGCCTTCTGCCTCCCCGCGGATTGAGAAAGGGAGGGGTTCAGAGGCCAGAATGATGTATCCCAGCTTTGCAGCCCCGCCCTATGCTATCCCCCTCCCCAGAGGGAGAGGACTGAGTGGGCAGGTTTTCATTCCCTGGACTTCCAGGCTGATGAATGGAAACAGCTGTGCCTAAAATAGTCCAGGGCCTGGAGGTCTTCTGGATCCACGGCCCCTGACAAGACCACCTCCTCCAGTCAGGGCGGGGAATGCCTGGGGAACACCAGGTTTTTAAATGACCCTGAATCCACTTCAGAGTCAGGGAGGCAGCTGGCACGAAAATAGTTTATTATTGGGGGAGCCCCggagagagaaagggagcagGTGGAAAAGGGCCAGCATGTGGGGACTCGGCCCTACTCGCTTCAGGAGCTGGAGCAGATGGGGCGCTGTCGGACGGAGCCCACAGAGGGCTCCGAGCTGCCCACAGTCTcgggggcaggggcagagccAGAGGCAGCCAGGTTGGCCTCCGTCAGCAGAGCTGCATCTTCCCAGGAGCCTGAACCTGGGCCAGGGGAGAGAAAACGAAATCCGAAAGGGGAAATTTCAGGCCAGGGGCCCCCGCGCCCGCCCAGGGTAGCCTCCGCCCTGCCCACATGCCCCCCCAGGTCCTGCCGCACAGCATCCCTCACCATCACTGGCCTCAGGCTCCAGTTCCTCCTCCCCACTCAGGGGCTGTTGATCTGTTTTCTCCTCCTCGGACAGCTGGCCTTCTGCAGCCCCAGGGGGGAAGGCAGAGGTCAGTCTGGAGGAGGCTGAAGGGGAGGACCGAGGAATCAGGAAGGAGGTCGGGCGGCTGCGTACCTGTCCCAGAGGGATCCATGTGGCTCTCACCGTCCTCTGTAACAGGTGACAGCTGGGGGGACTCCTCCTGGCCTTGGGGCCCTGTGCCTCCAAAGGGGGTAGAGGACAGGACAGGACTAGGGTGGCTGTGCCTGGATGGCAGTGCCAATGTCACCCCGTCCCGCCTTTCTCTTGACCTTCAGCTTAGTAGGCAAGCACCTAAAAGCCTCATTCTGGATGGCACAGGAGCACCCCCCCGAGCCCCCAGCCATCACCTCTACCTGGCTGATGGGCAGAGATCTTTCGCTGGACTTCCTTGCGGGAGCGTTTTCGGTTTCGGATGTTTACCTGTGGAGGGGAAACTCCTGAGCAGCAAGGCCTGCCTTCACTCACCGGAGTGACTGAACCCTTCTGCCCCAGCCCCCAACACGCCCCAGCCCACTCCCCAAAGAAGAACCatgaaggggagaggaaggggtccTTTGAGACCTGCAAAGAGAGGCGCTGCCGGGGCCAGACGCCCCCCCACACCCACTGCATGTAGCTGAAGAGCACAATGACGCTGAGGAAGGTGAAGTTGCTGGCGACACCTACGAAGGCGCAGGTCATCGGGAAGTTGTACAGCAGGTACCTGAAGCAGGGAGTAGCAGGAGGGGAGTACAGCTACCAGGGAGTGCCAGCCTTCTCATTTCCCAGAAGTCATTTCTAGGGCAGTTCACCAGAGCTTGGTGAGAGCTGGtctccaccctctgcctcccacccacTGAGCCAGCGATTCAAGAGAACAGTTCTCCACTCTGACTGCACATGACTTCCCCCTGGGGTGCTTTCAGAAAGGCTGAtggctggggacttccctgactaaggtccagtggctaagactccactcccaaagcagggggcctgggtttgatccctggtcagggaactagatcccacatgctgcaactgaaagctggcacagccaaataaataaatattaaaaaaaaaaaaagtctggcagCCAGATAGGACCATAACAAATCCTAGCCCAGGCATCGGTATTTTTCTAAAAGTTCCTCAGGCTCCTGATATGTGATGTGCAGCCAGGGCTGAGAACCTGTGGCCCAGGTAAGGCCCGTCACCTCTGCTTAGGACCCTCTTCACTTAAGGACAGGCCCACGAGGGCTGCCCAGGCCACGTGGGCACTGCCTCACCTGAGCCCAGTGAAGTGGGCGTGGATGCGGAGGTAGGCTCCGTACATCTGGATGCGCTTGCTGTGGATCTCAATGATGGCTCCAGTGGTCGGCACATACTGCGGGCGGGAGGGCAGTGGCGGCAGCACATCAGGCCGGGATCCTGCTGTCACTCTTACTAGCCCAGTCTGAGGCCCGCTTCCAGCCTCCACCGCGGTCCCTCCTGACCGAGCCCGGAAGCTCCTCGGGTAAATTCTGGGCTTGTGGGGAGGGCTGTCTcctgtcctcctcctctcctctccttacCGAGTTCTCTCTGTACTCTGGGTATAGCTCCACCTCCAAGAGCTGCTTCTGCTCCGCAAAGCCGAACAGCAGGAGGCTAGAGAAGACCAGTGTGTCGAGCATCTGGAGAAGGCTTGAGCGGTAATGTAGCATCACCTGCCAGGGCCAGGGAAGAGAGGCTGGGGACAGGTGCCGACCCTCAAAATCACCCCTGAACAGGGAGGAGAGGCTGGGCATGGGTGCCCACCCTCAAAATCACCCCTGAGCAGGGTATGAAGGCGGCTTCTTCCTTAGGTCCCCTACTCCCTTTCACTTCCTACCACCCCATCATTGCAAAAGTTTGAAGAcatccctgccctgcccttcccaaCCACATGTCTCTATTCCAATACAACAAAGTCTCCTCTTCCAAGAAAGCCTCCCAGGTGAAGCCCCACACCATCTGTCATCTACGTTTCCCCAGCACGGTTCTATAATCTCGAACAGGGTACCATCTATTCTAGTACACTGGAACTAGTACACATGCCAGTGTACCATCTGAGGCTTTTTCCCCCACGTGGACATTCAGGAAGTTGCTTCACGAGATGGTTCTGTTGACAATTAAGAAACGGagtctaacatttattgaacacccacTATTTCCTCATGGAATCCCAAACCAGTCTATGAGGGAGTTACTACTATATTTGCTTCAAGGGGTTAAGTAAATTGGCCCTCAGCTAGTATGTTTCTGAGTGAGGACTTGAGGCCTGGTCTCGCTGGCTCCAAAAACACCCGTTTTCAGGGCGGCTCCACTCTTCAGACTTTAGCCCCAAAGATGGGTGTGCTCATCAGATGTCCGGGGCAGGGGAAGAGGGCATTTATCTGGTTTGGTAAACTGACACCTCTTGCCATGCTGATGTGTCCGTGTCTGTGTCTCAGACCACAGAATGTTTTCTCCTGAAGCCCCACCCAGATACTCTGACATCTGTCATCATTCTCCACAACCTCCTAGACAGGCCATGGACACTCACGGAGCGTGACGAGGTGGAGATGATCCGGCCGCCTCTGGTGTAGCATGAGATGGTGACCAAGAACATGCCCAAATCTTGATTCACAGGAGACTCTGGCAGCTCAAGCTCTAAGGTAACGCGGTACGGCTGTCCATACATCAGTACCTGCCCAAGGTAGCCGGCATCTctttcaaaaaaagttttttaattgcaCTGTCCCTGTCCCACCTCCCGGCTACCCCTCCAAATACAATTTCCTCCGCTATCAAAACAGGCCTCAAATCTCCCTCTTCCCAAGAAGGTGCTGCCCCCTTCTGGTAGCTGAATCCCTCTTACTTCTGAGATCTTCAGTATCTACACTCCTGAATCACTGTTCCAGAAAAGTTGTGtcacatttcttttccaaaagtGAACCGTCATGGTGCCAACTGGGCCATCTGTGactcaggcctccttgtccccgTGAGGCCATCCCCTCGGGCCCAGCCTGCCTTCACTTACATACTAATTAGCAGAGTGCCAGAAGCGCTCACCATTTCCCTAGCCAGCTCTCCCACAGTAACTGTGTCCTTCTGGGTCCCTTACCTTGGTTCTGTTGGTAGAACCCTGAGACTCGCAGTGGGAAGGCATCTTCACTGGGATTAAGCTCAAGAGATTGAAGATTTGCCACCAAACATACCCTAGTTATTCCTGAATACTCCTCTAATCCTATATTCGGCTATGCTTGTCCTGTGCATGACCCCCTCAGGGTGATCCACAAGGATTACAGGGGTGATGGTAAAGCTTTTGGTTTTAACCAAAGAGggaatgggttaaaaaaaatttttttttgaaaaaagagtgCCCTAACCCTAgtagtgagggcttccctggtggatcagatggtaaagaatctgccaacccaggctcgatccctgggttgggaagatcccctggagaagggcatggcaacccactccagtatttgtgcctggagaatcccatggacagaggaacctggtgggctacagtccacaaggttgcacagggttggacacgactgaagtaacttagcacaaaTGCACACAACCCTAATAATGAACTATCTAGATTTATTGCTATGAAGGTACTTTGAGCATTTTATCCCTAGAGTAACAGGCGAAAATCCACTGATCAAAATCTTTCTTTATATACTTTCTTATTTTCAgtctgaattattattttttacttttttgttgttgttcgttTCTTTGACCACActgtgcagcatatgggatcttagttccccgacgaGGGAATAAACCCgcactccttgcattggaagtgcagagtcttaacccctaaaccaccagggaagtcccttcagtcTGACTGTCTTGAAAAAAATGGATTCCATGAGAGTCCTACCCCCATGTAGAGGCCAGGTGAATCTAAGCTGGTTGCTTCACTGAATTCTTTGAAACATTAAAACAGGTAGTTCTCTGGGTGAGCAggagggaaatggggagtgactgctaggTATTGGGTATGAGTTtttttctggggtgatgaaaatgttctcaaattgaTTATGGCAACTGTTGCTCAGctctgaatatattaaaaacgACTGAACTGTATGTTTTGAATGGGTGACTTGTATACTATTCCAATTATATAGcaataaagatttatatatataaatataaaataaatatatttatttatttatttattttgtgttggcatcaccaaatcaatgtacatgagtctgagtaaactccgggagttggtgatggacagggaggcctggcgtgctgcagtctgtggggttgcaaagagttggacacgactgagcgactcaattgatatatatgtacatatatatttgtttctttttaagccAGTAATTATGTCATCTCCTCCAAGGGGATCCAAAAATTGCTAATACCAGAATCTTGTGAAGGACTCCTGCCTTTGTTCACATTTGTCTGCCTGATGGAGAAATCTCCTCCATTCCCACACTGAGCCTCACCATTGCCATAGTCTCCAGAAGACCTAATTCTTTGCAAATTCTTCTGAAATACAGGAGCTGCATCTTTGCTACTTAATGCAATGTAGAGATTTCCGTCAATCCTGTGAGCTCTCTGAAGCAGAACAACATCTACTTCTAAACAAGCTGTTACCCACAAAATAGACCCATtatttcactcactcattcaaaaatgttcactagaaatcaatgaaatgatCAAGCTGCTTTACTTATTGGGGAACTTGGGCCTCACCCTTCATCCTTCCATTCCTTCCTCACCCAACAGTCTGGTACCTGATGGTTTTAGGCTCCCTGTGTCACCAACCATTACGATCTACAACAGGAAGCCACACAACAGCATGCACCATCCCAGGTGTAGATGTACTGTGACCTTGTTTCTACTCCCCTCTCAATAtattccatttattattattattgagccACAAAAACACAATGAACCTATGTTTTCATAGAATATTCTACAGTACTCTCCACATTACTTTCTTGAGTAGCAGAACTAAATAGATAATCCTCTGTCTCACAATGCCCAACACTCCACTCCACCactttttttgaccatgctgtgcaacttgcaggatcttagctcctgaaccaggacccttggcagtgaaagtgtggagtcctaaccactggactgccaggaaattctccACTTCACCACTTTGAAATCTCCATTTGGGATCCACTCATCCCGCCTGGTAAACTTTCTGGATAGTGGTACTCTGGTGGTACATTGGAAGATGTCACAAGATACACAGTCTTCAGGGTTATTTGTATTGTCAACCCCAGGGGGTCCAAAACTCTATAGCTTACATTCCTCCCTTCAGAGTGACCATTTATTTCTATCCTCCGTATTTTCTATCTTCAGGTCAGTATCCTCCCAAGtacaatttttgaaaaatcattttcaaatgatttttaaacttttagtttGACCACTGATTACTTCTCATTATGCTGCTGACAAGTCAAAATACTCTGGTGATCAGAAATGCTGTTGATCCTCCAGGGTCCTTCTGAAGTGTTCTGGGATCCTACCCTTTTGCAGAGCTTCCACCAACTTCCCTAATAAAGAAAGATGCATTCCTACTTTGCATTTCCTAGGGCTTTCAGGTTTATTGAAGATATACTGGCATTTGGCCAGTCCTCTGGCACAGTACCCTTTGTAATGGAAGGTTACATATATCTCTCAATAGTGTCATAATAACATACTTTCAAAATTCTTGGGTGGATTCCATCCTAGTTCAGTAAGATAGCTGGTTTCTTTAAGTTCTTTTAGATCTAAAACACCCCTTTATCTAGCAGATAAGGCCTGGCTGAAACAATTTAAGGAGGAAAGAATAACCCATTCAATTCATCtggacttcaattttttttaacctcccttTCCTTGAAAGCTTTCCCTTTAGTCTCTGTTACTCAGTCCCtggtatcaaggtcttttccaactgTTCTTGTTTCAAGTCATCAAAGCTCTAATGAAACCTCTGTTCAGCTCCCGTACTCACCCGATCACGTCCACCCTTAGCCAGTGTGACATTGGCAACAGGGAAAGAGCAGAGTAAGGAGGTGGAGGATTCGCAGTCCGTCCTAAATGAGAATGATGATACTCTGCTAAGTCATAGTCTGTCTTACTTATCCACACACCTCCTGGGCCCCTGGGACTCCCTTTCCTGCCCCCCATCCTTTCTTCCAGAACAGGCATCCTTCTCTGTTAGAGAGAGACGGAGAAGAAGTGTAGCCAGGAGATTCAAGACACTAGAATGAGTCTTTTAAATTCTCTCTCTGCTActtgtgtttatttcttctcatGAAGGTAGACATTCTTAAATGGGAACCTATGGACACTTAGTTGAATAGTTTCAGACTTAATTGTTTCTAAAGACTTACTTGGGAAGCtgataaaaatgcagattcctaaaaaaataaaacagattcctGGGTACCATCCCTCGAGATTCTGATTCCAAAGTTCTGGCCTGGGGCCTAGTTCGAGAAAACTACTCCAAAGGGACCCACAGATAAGAGGCTCACAAACCCTTCCAATTGTAGGCAAAATTTCACATGGGTATGTATCAATAAGTAGGTTCTTATGACAGGAAGGGCCATAGCTTTCATGAGATCCATGCCTACTAAAAGTTTAAGCAGCTCTGCCTTAGAAATTATGGCTCATGACCAGGGATTCAggacatggaaagaaaaaagaaaaaaaaaaaaaactttggaccATTGATAATAGTCTCCTTATCAGCACCTCTTGATTGGTCCTgtagtcatttttaaaagaaggggaGAGAATTTGGCaggatctgtaaaatgggaaggaaCTGAGGATTCAGACAAGtaggactctgggagttggtgaaccTAGACACCTTGTTTTCATAAGCTCTATTGCAGCAGACAATCAGGAGTGGGAAGAAGTGATATGAAAGGCAAATACCGCTTTCCTCATACCTTCTCTACTGAAGGCCAGATTAGTTCTGAGATGAGTTGAGAGGTTGGGTTAGCTTAAAAGTCTACAGTAGCCCTGAGAGAGGTCTGATCCAGCCTAAATTGAATTGACCCTCATAATGACAGTCTAGGAGAGggcttttttggtttgttttttaaaccagaTTTCAGTAACCAGAGACAGGACTAGGGACCTAGAGCCCTACTAGCCCAGACCTGGCCCAACCTTGGGCTAAAAATCAATATAAGTGCACTAGGCTCAAGTGTCCTCCTCTGTAAATAAGAGGGTTTTCCTCAATAAGCGCCAATGGTAGTTGCAGAAATCCTCGCACAGGATTCCTCTACTTTGATAGAAGACCCCTCTCACCTGTAGTGGAAATGCACAGGGCTGAGGTGGCTGACTGTCGGCATGTAGGAATAGTAGAAGGAGCCATAGAGGAAGACGGACACCCAGAGCAGGAGGAGGATGGTACAGAAGAACACTCCAAACTGCAGAAGCAGCTTGCGGGCGCGGCCTGCCATGACGTGGCCCATCTCCTGGGCCCACAGTAAGGCAGGTACTGGTGGGTCATTGACCATGACGGGGAGTGCAGGGGTTCTGGCCCCGGGTTCAGGCTTTGGGTTCCTAGGTGCTTTGCCACCTGGACGCCACTCCTGGCCATGGGACGAAGCAGCTGGTGGTTCCTGGAAAAAGACCGAGAAGGGGAAAGAATGGCTCGTTTCACGGGGGAGGTGAGGA comes from the Odocoileus virginianus isolate 20LAN1187 ecotype Illinois chromosome 28, Ovbor_1.2, whole genome shotgun sequence genome and includes:
- the BSCL2 gene encoding seipin isoform X1, whose translation is MSEEMADQREEGEAGEKEACRDQIKESDKEEEPPAASSHGQEWRPGGKAPRNPKPEPGARTPALPVMVNDPPVPALLWAQEMGHVMAGRARKLLLQFGVFFCTILLLLWVSVFLYGSFYYSYMPTVSHLSPVHFHYRTDCESSTSLLCSFPVANVTLAKGGRDRVLMYGQPYRVTLELELPESPVNQDLGMFLVTISCYTRGGRIISTSSRSVMLHYRSSLLQMLDTLVFSSLLLFGFAEQKQLLEVELYPEYRENSYVPTTGAIIEIHSKRIQMYGAYLRIHAHFTGLRYLLYNFPMTCAFVGVASNFTFLSVIVLFSYMQWVWGGVWPRQRLSLQVNIRNRKRSRKEVQRKISAHQPGGTGPQGQEESPQLSPVTEDGESHMDPSGTEGQLSEEEKTDQQPLSGEEELEPEASDGSGSWEDAALLTEANLAASGSAPAPETVGSSEPSVGSVRQRPICSSS
- the LRRN4CL gene encoding LRRN4 C-terminal-like protein, with translation MPHAPCLLWLLAVTFSLVPRTQPLAAGDLEGDEPDETPLPAVPCDYDHCRHLQVPCQDLQRAGRRACLCPGLSSALQPPHPPRLGEVRVEAETGRAEVHWCAPSSPVHQYWLLLWEGGGAPQKGPSFNSTVRRAELKGLKPGGAYVVCVVAANDAGESRAPGPGAEGLDGADGPNLGPCGRLTVPPRPLTVLHAAVGVGSALALLSCSALVWHFCLRQRWGCPRRGRPSHAGL
- the BSCL2 gene encoding seipin isoform X4 is translated as MVNDPPVPALLWAQEMGHVMAGRARKLLLQFGVFFCTILLLLWVSVFLYGSFYYSYMPTVSHLSPVHFHYRTDCESSTSLLCSFPVANVTLAKGGRDRVLMYGQPYRVTLELELPESPVNQDLGMFLVTISCYTRGGRIISTSSRSVMLHYRSSLLQMLDTLVFSSLLLFGFAEQKQLLEVELYPEYRENSYVPTTGAIIEIHSKRIQMYGAYLRIHAHFTGLRYLLYNFPMTCAFVGVASNFTFLSVIVLFSYMQWVWGGVWPRQRLSLQVNIRNRKRSRKEVQRKISAHQPGGTGPQGQEESPQLSPVTEDGESHMDPSGTEGQLSEEEKTDQQPLSGEEELEPEASDGSGSWEDAALLTEANLAASGSAPAPETVGSSEPSVGSVRQRPICSSS
- the BSCL2 gene encoding seipin isoform X3, which produces MSEEMADQREEGEAGEKEACRDQIKESDKEEEPPAASSHGQEWRPGGKAPRNPKPEPGARTPALPVMVNDPPVPALLWAQEMGHVMAGRARKLLLQFGVFFCTILLLLWVSVFLYGSFYYSYMPTVSHLSPVHFHYRTDCESSTSLLCSFPVANVTLAKGGRDRVLMYGQPYRVTLELELPESPVNQDLGMFLVTISCYTRGGRIISTSSRSVMLHYRSSLLQMLDTLVFSSLLLFGFAEQKQLLEVELYPEYRENSYVPTTGAIIEIHSKRIQMYGAYLRIHAHFTGLRYLLYNFPMTCAFVGVASNFTFLSVIVLFSYMQWVWGGVWPRQRLSLQVNIRNRKRSRKEVQRKISAHQPGPQGQEESPQLSPVTEDGESHMDPSGTEGQLSEEEKTDQQPLSGEEELEPEASDGSGSWEDAALLTEANLAASGSAPAPETVGSSEPSVGSVRQRPICSSS
- the BSCL2 gene encoding seipin isoform X2, translating into MSEEMADQREEGEAGEKEACRDQIKESDKEEEPPAASSHGQEWRPGGKAPRNPKPEPGARTPALPVMVNDPPVPALLWAQEMGHVMAGRARKLLLQFGVFFCTILLLLWVSVFLYGSFYYSYMPTVSHLSPVHFHYRTDCESSTSLLCSFPVANVTLAKGGRDRVLMYGQPYRVTLELELPESPVNQDLGMFLVTISCYTRGGRIISTSSRSVMLHYRSSLLQMLDTLVFSSLLLFGFAEQKQLLEVELYPEYRENSYVPTTGAIIEIHSKRIQMYGAYLRIHAHFTGLRYLLYNFPMTCAFVGVASNFTFLSVIVLFSYMQWVWGGVWPRQRLSLQVNIRNRKRSRKEVQRKISAHQPGTGPQGQEESPQLSPVTEDGESHMDPSGTEGQLSEEEKTDQQPLSGEEELEPEASDGSGSWEDAALLTEANLAASGSAPAPETVGSSEPSVGSVRQRPICSSS